A region from the Fimbriimonadaceae bacterium genome encodes:
- a CDS encoding saccharopine dehydrogenase NADP-binding domain-containing protein yields the protein MQNTFAILGSGMQGTAAAYDLAQFADPAAVLMGDADIESATRAADRVNKLVGRQVCEPVKVDALDRASLRAFLDRADIVLSCVPYWMHPQIAEVAIESMTDMVDLGGNTDITQKTLAMDERAKEAGVTLVPDTGLAPGLVNNIGLYLIESMDHCDSVKLYCGVLPQNPKPPFNYKLTFNVEGLVTEYDYEAVALRDGQITMIPTLTEVESLHVEPLGEMEAFVTSGGTSTAPYTLQGQVKNYEYKTIRFPGHAHLMKIFKDFGFWNEGQVDVKGTSVCPKDVFNAVFGPKLAQFVDKDMCAVRGVGHGTKGGKATSVQVDIFDRQDEATGFTSMERLTGFSTSIIAQEVVAGNVAKGAVPYEKAMGGHAFIDQLRRRGIGVKTQQTVHD from the coding sequence ATGCAAAACACTTTCGCGATCCTCGGCTCGGGCATGCAGGGAACTGCTGCCGCATATGACCTCGCCCAGTTCGCCGATCCGGCGGCCGTGCTGATGGGTGACGCCGACATCGAGAGCGCCACACGGGCCGCCGACCGCGTCAACAAGCTGGTCGGGCGCCAGGTCTGCGAGCCGGTCAAGGTCGACGCGCTTGACCGCGCCTCGCTCCGGGCTTTTCTGGACCGGGCCGACATCGTCCTCAGTTGCGTCCCCTACTGGATGCACCCGCAGATCGCCGAGGTGGCGATCGAGTCCATGACCGACATGGTGGACCTAGGTGGCAACACCGATATCACCCAGAAAACCCTCGCCATGGACGAAAGGGCGAAGGAAGCGGGGGTCACCCTTGTCCCCGACACCGGCCTGGCGCCGGGTTTGGTCAACAACATCGGCCTCTATCTCATCGAGTCGATGGACCATTGCGACTCGGTAAAGCTGTACTGCGGTGTCCTCCCCCAGAACCCCAAACCCCCGTTCAACTATAAGCTGACCTTCAACGTCGAAGGTTTGGTCACCGAGTACGACTACGAGGCGGTCGCCCTCCGCGACGGCCAGATCACGATGATCCCCACCCTGACCGAGGTGGAGAGCCTGCACGTCGAGCCTCTTGGCGAGATGGAGGCGTTCGTCACGAGCGGTGGCACGTCCACCGCGCCGTACACCCTCCAAGGCCAAGTGAAGAACTATGAGTACAAGACGATCCGGTTCCCGGGCCACGCCCACCTCATGAAAATCTTCAAGGACTTCGGCTTTTGGAACGAGGGACAGGTCGATGTCAAGGGCACGTCGGTTTGTCCGAAAGACGTCTTCAACGCGGTGTTCGGGCCCAAGCTCGCCCAGTTTGTGGACAAGGACATGTGCGCCGTCCGGGGAGTCGGACACGGCACGAAAGGCGGTAAAGCAACCTCAGTCCAGGTCGACATCTTCGACCGGCAGGACGAGGCGACGGGTTTCACCAGCATGGAGCGGCTGACGGGCTTCTCGACCTCGATCATCGCCCAAGAAGTCGTCGCCGGAAACGTCGCCAAGGGTGCGGTCCCGTACGAGAAGGCGATGGGGGGCCATGCCTTCATCGACCAACTCCGCCGACGCGGGATCGGGGTCAAAACCCAGCAGACCGTCCACGACTGA
- a CDS encoding cytidine deaminase, with the protein MGQEEVRALVEAAKAASQAAYAPYSRFRVGAAALDEHGRVHVGCNVENASYGLSVCAERNAVFAMVAAGGRRLVAMAVYTPTQEVTTPCGACRQVMMEFGKGARVVCACDSTDVMDLDTKDLLPFAFVLD; encoded by the coding sequence ATGGGCCAGGAGGAGGTGAGAGCACTTGTCGAGGCGGCCAAGGCCGCCAGCCAAGCCGCCTATGCGCCGTACAGCAGGTTCCGGGTCGGGGCGGCGGCCCTCGACGAGCACGGACGCGTCCACGTCGGGTGCAACGTCGAGAACGCCTCGTACGGGCTCAGTGTCTGCGCCGAGCGCAACGCCGTCTTTGCCATGGTCGCCGCGGGAGGGCGGCGTCTCGTCGCCATGGCGGTCTACACCCCGACCCAAGAGGTCACGACGCCCTGCGGGGCGTGCCGGCAGGTGATGATGGAGTTCGGTAAAGGCGCGAGGGTGGTCTGTGCGTGCGACTCGACCGACGTCATGGACCTGGACACCAAAGACCTACTTCCCTTCGCATTTGTGCTGGACTAG
- the rplA gene encoding 50S ribosomal protein L1, with the protein MRKKTKVSQRFAAAVQKVDLTKFHDVAEAIAAVKGAASAKFVEGVDLSVKLGVDPRKGDQNVRGTTSLPHGTGRKQTVAVLAKGDLAREATAAGADHVGDEDLIKKIQDGFKDFDVVLATSDMAPQIGKIGRVLGPKTPNKKNGTVTDAIGDAVKEIKSAARVEYRVDKAGVVNMPVGRVNFTDEQLLDNVNTAIDALVKAKPSSSKGRYLQSVTLSSTMGPGVKIDQALASKSAGH; encoded by the coding sequence ATCCGCAAGAAAACCAAAGTCTCCCAACGCTTCGCCGCCGCCGTCCAAAAGGTGGACCTGACCAAGTTCCATGACGTCGCCGAAGCCATCGCCGCCGTCAAGGGCGCCGCGTCCGCCAAGTTTGTCGAGGGCGTCGATCTCTCGGTGAAGCTCGGCGTCGACCCCCGAAAGGGCGACCAAAACGTCCGCGGCACGACGAGCCTGCCCCATGGCACGGGCCGCAAGCAGACCGTGGCCGTCCTCGCCAAGGGCGATTTGGCCCGGGAGGCGACCGCCGCCGGAGCCGACCACGTCGGAGACGAAGACTTGATCAAGAAGATCCAAGACGGGTTCAAGGACTTCGACGTCGTCCTCGCCACCAGCGACATGGCCCCCCAGATCGGCAAAATCGGCCGCGTCCTCGGCCCCAAGACGCCGAACAAGAAGAACGGCACCGTCACCGACGCCATCGGTGACGCCGTGAAGGAGATCAAGTCGGCCGCCCGCGTCGAGTACCGCGTGGACAAGGCTGGCGTCGTCAACATGCCGGTCGGCCGCGTCAACTTCACCGACGAGCAACTCTTGGACAACGTCAACACCGCGATCGACGCCCTCGTGAAAGCCAAGCCGTCGTCATCGAAGGGCCGCTACCTCCAGAGCGTGACGCTCTCCAGCACGATGGGGCCCGGAGTCAAAATCGACCAAGCCCTGGCATCAAAGTCGGCCGGCCACTGA
- a CDS encoding alpha-L-rhamnosidase N-terminal domain-containing protein, translated as MADLDLSPAQWIWWPSERTLPNTVVLFRKVIELPAVPVTAKGWVCADSRYRLWVNGKRVQWGPSPGDPRRLEADPLDLTGLLRTGTNVIGAEVVHFGQGEGTWPFGKPGFILHLLVDDLPVVTDTTWKCVVDRGRPPGQHRRSYLRAWQEVHDLRRSPTGWLESDFDEHGWRDARLIDCGGARSPVSSSYLDYQNDTWIIDASVSTLRARSVPMMAEELVPARHVESFSLKWDGPVDDWFDFRTPGIYTASPIPVVSVAPHQPDGESVAMTFDIGTEKVGFPVLDLSAPAGTVVEVICHESKAPGQTLLDTQIFSWSRFICAEGRNVLEPLDYEAAKFIQVHVHANQGEVKVNGVALRSRTLPFRHRPDITVSDPALQRVIDADLQTVRNSCQDNVVDGMGRERQQYSGDCSHQLHVARLMFGDSRPSARFLRTFVLGQLSSGVWCDSWPAVDRLNRLWQKEMGLSYWGPIVDHSIGFLLDHVNHLVEAGDATPLKENWPAVAEFLRFCLRHVDKDGLLPASGISGCTVWIDHLAFQRQDDRTAALNLYLAHALRELAAVQGIVGATFERDLTKWSNEIVRSVERRYGHAGLVWARPPTETDNGRLDDRSLSTVCLLRDDKEALRVLEEKSPLLGESYPANRYWPYRVRAAQGSLAKLFREITDEWGTMVSVRKNGTVQEFWDAKEGTTALMSHCAVAPLAAVVWGLFGLEPRLHEGAYSIRPRLGGLAHWEGTLHLGDHPLHIRAWRDGDTGRAEILAPSGLRGTLRSGPAELLPGEKQTVSIGLD; from the coding sequence ATGGCCGACCTCGACCTTTCCCCGGCGCAGTGGATATGGTGGCCCAGCGAACGGACACTTCCGAACACGGTCGTCCTGTTCCGCAAGGTGATCGAACTCCCTGCCGTGCCGGTCACCGCGAAAGGTTGGGTGTGCGCCGACAGCCGGTACCGCCTGTGGGTCAACGGCAAGCGCGTCCAATGGGGGCCGTCGCCGGGCGACCCACGCCGTCTGGAGGCCGACCCGCTCGACCTCACTGGTCTCCTGCGGACAGGTACGAACGTAATCGGGGCTGAGGTCGTCCACTTCGGCCAGGGCGAGGGCACATGGCCTTTCGGCAAACCTGGATTCATTCTTCACCTTTTGGTGGATGACCTCCCAGTCGTCACCGACACGACCTGGAAATGCGTCGTTGACCGTGGCCGTCCTCCCGGACAGCACCGCCGTTCGTACCTCCGTGCTTGGCAAGAGGTGCACGACCTCCGTCGTTCACCGACTGGTTGGCTCGAGTCTGACTTCGATGAACATGGCTGGCGTGACGCCCGCCTGATTGACTGCGGCGGCGCGCGGAGCCCCGTCAGTTCGTCCTACCTGGACTACCAGAACGACACATGGATCATTGACGCTTCCGTGAGCACACTTCGCGCCCGCTCCGTGCCGATGATGGCCGAGGAGCTAGTCCCTGCGCGCCACGTGGAGAGTTTCTCGCTGAAGTGGGACGGCCCCGTCGACGACTGGTTTGACTTCCGCACACCAGGAATCTACACGGCCTCACCAATCCCGGTGGTGTCTGTCGCCCCTCATCAACCAGACGGTGAGTCTGTCGCCATGACGTTTGACATCGGTACGGAGAAGGTCGGCTTCCCCGTCCTCGACCTCTCCGCCCCGGCTGGGACTGTGGTCGAAGTGATCTGTCACGAAAGCAAAGCGCCGGGGCAAACCCTCCTGGACACCCAAATCTTCAGTTGGTCGAGGTTCATCTGCGCCGAGGGCCGAAACGTCCTGGAACCCTTAGATTACGAGGCCGCCAAGTTCATCCAGGTACACGTCCACGCCAACCAGGGCGAAGTCAAGGTGAACGGTGTGGCGTTGCGGTCTCGCACCCTGCCGTTCCGGCACCGGCCCGACATCACCGTTTCCGATCCGGCGCTCCAGAGGGTCATTGACGCCGACCTCCAGACCGTCCGCAACTCGTGTCAAGACAATGTCGTCGACGGGATGGGGCGGGAGCGGCAGCAATACTCCGGTGACTGCAGCCACCAACTGCATGTCGCACGGCTGATGTTCGGCGACTCCCGACCGTCCGCCCGATTTCTGCGCACCTTCGTCCTCGGCCAACTGTCGTCCGGCGTGTGGTGTGACAGTTGGCCGGCCGTCGACCGGCTCAACCGCCTATGGCAGAAGGAGATGGGACTCTCCTACTGGGGTCCGATCGTCGACCACAGTATCGGGTTCCTCCTCGACCATGTCAACCATTTAGTTGAAGCGGGCGATGCCACGCCGCTGAAGGAGAACTGGCCTGCGGTTGCTGAGTTCCTCCGGTTCTGCTTGCGCCACGTGGACAAGGATGGACTGTTGCCGGCGTCCGGGATCAGCGGTTGCACAGTCTGGATCGACCACCTGGCCTTCCAACGGCAAGACGACCGGACCGCCGCGCTCAACCTCTATCTGGCCCACGCCTTGCGTGAGTTGGCCGCCGTTCAAGGCATTGTCGGGGCGACATTTGAGCGTGACTTGACCAAGTGGTCGAATGAGATTGTCCGGAGCGTGGAGCGGCGGTACGGCCACGCGGGGCTGGTGTGGGCGCGCCCACCGACGGAGACGGACAACGGCCGCCTTGACGACCGGAGCCTCTCGACCGTCTGTCTTCTCCGCGACGACAAAGAGGCGCTGCGTGTGCTTGAAGAAAAGTCGCCGCTCCTCGGTGAGAGCTATCCGGCGAACCGGTACTGGCCTTACCGTGTGCGCGCTGCCCAAGGGTCGTTGGCCAAGCTCTTCCGGGAAATCACCGACGAGTGGGGGACGATGGTGAGCGTCCGGAAGAACGGCACCGTCCAAGAGTTCTGGGACGCCAAGGAGGGCACCACCGCGCTCATGAGCCATTGCGCGGTCGCTCCCCTCGCGGCGGTCGTCTGGGGCCTCTTTGGCCTTGAGCCAAGGCTGCACGAGGGGGCGTATTCGATCAGGCCGCGTCTCGGGGGATTGGCGCATTGGGAGGGCACCCTGCACCTTGGCGACCATCCTCTGCACATCCGGGCATGGCGAGACGGTGACACAGGCCGAGCAGAGATCCTTGCCCCGTCTGGTCTCCGAGGCACCCTTCGCTCCGGCCCAGCCGAGCTCCTACCCGGCGAAAAGCAGACCGTCTCCATTGGCTTGGACTAG
- a CDS encoding DUF1232 domain-containing protein, which yields MKNRGSFPWMSLLPVLAGLAYGASPVDLIPDVVPVLGWVDDAFVVPVSLALTAWALWRRYRRSPRRQPVPVESRTVR from the coding sequence GTGAAGAACCGCGGGTCGTTCCCCTGGATGTCGCTCCTGCCCGTGCTGGCCGGCCTCGCCTACGGTGCGTCGCCGGTCGACCTCATCCCCGACGTCGTCCCCGTGCTCGGGTGGGTCGACGACGCGTTCGTCGTGCCCGTCTCGCTCGCCCTGACCGCGTGGGCGCTGTGGCGTCGCTACCGTCGGTCGCCGAGGCGACAGCCGGTCCCCGTGGAGTCGCGCACCGTCCGCTGA
- a CDS encoding serine hydrolase gives MKVAAAAIAVLPVIASAQPLPRSKPEAQGVSSRALVDLVDTFEAKIDHLHSLMVVRHGHVVAEGWWKPYAADKPHMLFSLSKSFTSTAVGMLQTEGKLSINDRLVQYFPEAKSTDPANQINEMRLRDMLCMSTGQSEADIDRFPFGGGRPSVAFLGTKVGHKPGTLWHYNTPATYMLSYVAQKTSGQTLADYLMPRLFEPLGIAKPQWDQSDEKVDWGGFGLNLRTEDVAKMGQMLLRRGEYGGKRLVPAAWVDLATSKQASNGSDPDSDWSQGYGFQFWRCRHGAYRGDGAFCQFMVVMPEQDCVVAITSGSNDYQGVLNVLWDKLLPELRPAPLPDDAEGDARLAEKMKSLVLPPVIASARPADGLPFGKEFRFAKNDWGLSGITLMSGGRGPWLSVEMTGAKLAWNPHSGTWTDGGEILGRTHPNMGDGAKHISVSGGWTAPQVMQVKVCYDTTPFVDTWTLDFTGGTLKATLQHNVAFGPTNPAVIPLK, from the coding sequence ATGAAGGTCGCCGCCGCCGCAATAGCTGTCTTGCCCGTGATCGCCTCCGCCCAACCCCTCCCCCGAAGCAAACCCGAGGCACAAGGCGTCTCGTCCCGCGCCCTCGTCGACCTGGTCGACACATTTGAGGCCAAGATCGACCACCTCCATAGCCTGATGGTGGTCCGCCACGGCCATGTTGTGGCCGAGGGATGGTGGAAGCCGTACGCGGCCGACAAGCCGCACATGCTGTTCTCCTTGAGCAAGAGCTTCACGTCAACGGCGGTCGGCATGCTCCAGACCGAGGGGAAGTTGAGCATCAACGACCGTCTTGTCCAATACTTCCCCGAGGCCAAGAGCACCGACCCGGCCAACCAAATCAACGAAATGCGCCTGCGCGACATGCTGTGCATGTCCACGGGACAAAGTGAGGCGGACATCGACCGGTTCCCCTTCGGGGGCGGGCGCCCAAGCGTCGCGTTTTTGGGCACGAAAGTCGGCCACAAGCCGGGCACGCTGTGGCACTACAACACGCCGGCGACCTACATGCTCTCCTACGTCGCCCAGAAGACGAGCGGCCAGACCCTGGCCGACTACCTCATGCCCCGGCTCTTCGAGCCATTGGGTATCGCCAAGCCGCAATGGGACCAGAGCGACGAGAAGGTGGACTGGGGCGGCTTCGGGCTCAACCTCCGCACCGAGGACGTCGCCAAGATGGGGCAGATGTTGCTCCGGAGGGGCGAGTACGGTGGCAAACGCCTGGTGCCGGCCGCCTGGGTCGACCTGGCGACCAGTAAGCAGGCCAGCAACGGGAGTGACCCGGACAGCGACTGGAGCCAAGGATACGGGTTCCAGTTTTGGCGCTGCCGCCACGGCGCATACCGGGGCGACGGGGCGTTTTGTCAGTTCATGGTCGTGATGCCCGAGCAAGACTGCGTCGTCGCCATCACCAGCGGGTCGAACGACTACCAAGGCGTTCTGAATGTCTTGTGGGACAAGCTCTTGCCAGAATTGCGACCCGCACCACTCCCTGACGACGCAGAGGGTGACGCCCGTTTGGCGGAGAAGATGAAGTCGCTGGTGCTCCCACCCGTCATCGCGTCGGCCCGCCCCGCCGACGGCCTTCCCTTTGGCAAGGAGTTCCGATTCGCCAAGAACGACTGGGGCTTGAGCGGGATCACTCTCATGTCGGGCGGGCGCGGGCCCTGGCTGTCGGTCGAGATGACGGGCGCGAAGCTGGCCTGGAACCCCCACAGTGGCACCTGGACGGACGGCGGAGAGATTCTGGGGCGGACCCACCCGAACATGGGTGACGGGGCCAAGCACATCTCGGTCTCGGGCGGCTGGACGGCCCCGCAGGTGATGCAAGTGAAGGTCTGCTACGACACCACGCCGTTTGTGGACACCTGGACGCTCGACTTCACCGGCGGGACGTTGAAGGCGACACTCCAGCATAACGTGGCCTTCGGTCCGACCAACCCGGCCGTCATCCCACTGAAATGA
- a CDS encoding DNA cytosine methyltransferase encodes MRYLSFFSGALGLDLGLERAGWECLGANELDRHCLATARANRPRLPLVEGDVRHLDPGALRRRLGFRRVDAVVGGPPCQAFSTAGRRQGLNDARGNVFLHFVDLATALEPRTIVIENVRGLLSAPLTHVPHAQRDGLAAQDEHRAGGALRLVLDKLSAAGYHVSFDLYDVSRFGVPQVRERVVLVADREHRVPHLVPTHGGPRQPAPVSLRDALAGLDSPGPWAPLRAKQRIFLPFLGPGQNWRDLPSEDWPEAMGGALTATGGRVGFYRRLAWDEPSPTLTTCPTMPATLLGHPTALRPLSVREYARVQTFPDDWVFSGPLAEQYRQIGNAVPVDFGRVIGEHVLRPTVRRAEARTSRYMGTCDQTWAGMAPGA; translated from the coding sequence ATGCGCTACCTCAGCTTCTTCAGCGGAGCTCTGGGGCTTGACCTTGGCCTGGAACGTGCAGGCTGGGAATGCCTTGGGGCCAACGAACTCGACCGCCACTGCCTGGCGACCGCTCGGGCAAACCGCCCGCGTCTGCCCTTGGTCGAAGGCGACGTCCGCCACCTTGACCCCGGGGCCTTGCGCCGTCGGCTAGGCTTTCGCCGGGTCGACGCGGTTGTCGGTGGGCCCCCGTGCCAAGCGTTCTCGACCGCCGGGCGCCGCCAGGGGTTGAACGACGCGCGGGGCAACGTCTTCCTGCACTTCGTCGACTTGGCCACCGCATTGGAGCCCCGGACGATCGTCATCGAGAATGTCAGGGGACTCCTCAGCGCCCCGCTCACCCACGTCCCCCACGCCCAACGTGACGGCCTGGCGGCCCAGGACGAGCACCGTGCCGGCGGGGCGTTGCGGCTTGTCCTTGACAAACTCTCGGCGGCGGGATACCACGTCAGCTTTGACCTCTACGACGTCTCGCGGTTTGGCGTGCCCCAGGTCAGGGAGCGTGTGGTCTTGGTCGCCGACCGTGAGCACCGTGTGCCCCACCTGGTGCCGACCCACGGCGGCCCGCGCCAGCCGGCGCCGGTCAGTCTCCGTGACGCCCTCGCCGGTCTGGACTCGCCAGGCCCATGGGCCCCGTTGCGCGCGAAGCAACGTATTTTCCTGCCGTTCCTCGGGCCCGGGCAGAACTGGCGCGACTTACCTTCCGAAGACTGGCCCGAAGCCATGGGCGGCGCGCTGACAGCCACAGGAGGTCGCGTCGGTTTCTACCGCCGCCTCGCCTGGGACGAGCCGTCACCGACCCTGACGACCTGCCCGACGATGCCCGCGACCCTGCTCGGCCACCCCACCGCCCTGAGGCCGCTGAGCGTCCGCGAGTACGCCCGTGTCCAGACCTTTCCCGACGACTGGGTGTTCTCCGGGCCACTGGCTGAACAGTACAGGCAGATCGGGAACGCGGTGCCGGTCGATTTCGGCCGCGTCATCGGCGAGCATGTCCTTCGGCCGACCGTCCGGCGGGCCGAGGCACGGACGAGCCGGTATATGGGCACGTGCGACCAGACGTGGGCGGGCATGGCCCCGGGGGCTTGA
- the lepA gene encoding translation elongation factor 4 — protein MDQSHIRNFCIIAHIDHGKSTLADRILEATGAVRGTAQEQSLDTMELERERGITIKMTAVRLSYKARDGQTYQFNLIDTPGHVDFTYEVSRALYACEGALLLVDATQGVEAQTIANASMAMNQNLVIIPVVNKMDLPHADLTMAQEEIENALALDATDAIPCSAKTGLGIEDILEAIVQRVPPPSGEPASPLRALIFDSHFDSYQGAVAYCRVRDGQVRPGDKIKMMSTGKVFQVDEVGVFRPSLERGQTLECGEVGFVTGAIKNIGDASVGDTITLADRPAVEPLPGYRKAKPMVYCGLYPTDADDYQDLRDAIEKLQINDASLDFEPETSAALGFGFRCGFLGLLHMDIARERLEREFDLDLILTAPSVDYLVHRTNGVTEHISNPSEMPQPHELDSIEEPTVDATVMVPNEYVGTVMTLCQDRRGTYVRTEYPSPKRAILYYKLPLGEILLDFFDKLKSSTKGYASFDYELSGYEASDLVKVDIMLNGDIVDALSFIVNRQFAYVRGKAIVEQLRKVVPRQQFEVRIQAAIGAKVISADSIKPFRKNVIAKCYGGDVSRKRKLLEKQKKGKKRMKNIGSIEVPQEAFLSVLKVAE, from the coding sequence ATGGACCAGTCCCACATCCGCAACTTTTGCATCATCGCCCACATCGACCACGGGAAGAGCACCCTTGCGGACCGCATCCTCGAGGCGACCGGGGCTGTCCGGGGCACCGCCCAGGAGCAGAGCCTCGACACCATGGAGCTGGAACGCGAGCGCGGCATCACGATCAAGATGACGGCCGTCCGGCTCAGCTACAAAGCCCGGGACGGACAGACCTACCAGTTCAACCTGATCGACACTCCGGGGCACGTGGACTTCACCTACGAAGTCAGCCGGGCACTTTATGCTTGTGAGGGAGCCCTCCTCCTTGTCGACGCCACCCAAGGTGTGGAAGCCCAGACCATCGCCAACGCCAGCATGGCGATGAACCAGAACTTGGTGATCATCCCGGTGGTCAACAAGATGGACCTCCCCCACGCCGACCTGACGATGGCCCAAGAGGAGATCGAGAACGCCCTCGCCCTAGACGCCACCGACGCCATTCCCTGCAGCGCCAAGACCGGGCTCGGTATCGAGGACATCCTTGAGGCGATCGTCCAGCGTGTGCCGCCTCCTTCGGGGGAGCCCGCGAGCCCGTTGCGCGCCCTGATCTTCGACTCGCATTTCGACAGCTACCAGGGTGCCGTCGCCTACTGCCGTGTCCGTGACGGACAGGTCAGGCCGGGCGACAAGATCAAGATGATGAGCACCGGCAAGGTGTTCCAGGTCGATGAAGTCGGGGTCTTCCGCCCCTCCCTGGAGCGGGGCCAGACCCTGGAGTGCGGCGAGGTAGGGTTTGTCACCGGGGCGATCAAGAACATCGGCGACGCCTCCGTCGGCGACACGATCACCCTTGCCGACCGCCCTGCCGTCGAGCCGCTGCCGGGTTACCGCAAAGCCAAGCCCATGGTCTATTGCGGCCTCTATCCGACCGACGCCGACGACTACCAGGACTTGCGCGACGCGATCGAAAAGCTCCAGATCAACGACGCCTCGCTTGATTTTGAACCGGAGACTTCGGCCGCCCTCGGCTTTGGTTTCCGTTGCGGGTTCCTTGGTCTGCTCCACATGGACATCGCGCGCGAGCGGCTGGAGCGTGAGTTCGACCTCGACCTTATCCTCACCGCCCCGTCCGTCGATTACCTGGTCCACCGGACGAACGGCGTCACCGAGCACATCAGCAACCCCAGCGAGATGCCCCAGCCCCACGAACTGGACTCCATCGAGGAGCCGACCGTCGACGCCACCGTCATGGTGCCGAACGAGTACGTGGGCACGGTCATGACTTTGTGCCAGGACCGCCGCGGCACGTATGTCCGCACCGAATACCCCTCGCCCAAGCGCGCGATCCTCTACTACAAGTTGCCGCTCGGTGAGATCCTCCTCGACTTCTTCGACAAGCTCAAGTCATCGACCAAAGGCTACGCCTCGTTTGACTACGAACTGAGCGGCTACGAGGCGAGCGACCTCGTCAAGGTCGACATCATGCTCAACGGCGACATCGTCGACGCCCTCTCCTTCATCGTCAACCGGCAGTTCGCCTACGTGCGCGGCAAGGCGATCGTGGAACAACTCCGCAAGGTCGTCCCCCGCCAGCAGTTCGAAGTCCGCATCCAGGCCGCCATCGGGGCCAAGGTCATCTCGGCCGACTCGATCAAGCCGTTCCGGAAGAACGTCATCGCCAAGTGCTACGGCGGCGACGTCTCGCGCAAGCGGAAGCTGCTGGAAAAGCAGAAGAAGGGGAAGAAGCGGATGAAGAACATCGGTTCGATCGAGGTGCCTCAGGAGGCGTTCCTGAGCGTCCTGAAGGTCGCCGAGTGA
- a CDS encoding prepilin-type N-terminal cleavage/methylation domain-containing protein: MKSRGFTLIELLVVIAIIAILAAILFPVFAQAKEAAKRTSDLSNLKQLNTATQIYLGDYDDVFPMLRNSRANWNCGGSAADVDCEQVNSGHIMLKPYVKNKQIWKSPNDSMARCDSSVTGYGNERATGGVVSYVFTYNGPSNGSRPQAYGIAGWDSTPAGGGFNASWSGSKNSSAIGDVSQTIWMVPDYISWTYWNGLMQHRNDQREYAFEPSQLANGQPTWPKVVLIPGVWCDALDGMSMGAYSGTTNWSFADGHAKAMKRSAIMDPMWATDPDNAKALFKRNLIHTDAAYKS, encoded by the coding sequence ATGAAATCCCGAGGGTTCACCCTGATCGAGTTGCTCGTGGTCATCGCCATCATCGCGATCCTCGCAGCTATTCTTTTCCCCGTCTTCGCCCAGGCTAAGGAAGCGGCCAAGCGCACCTCCGACCTTTCTAACCTGAAGCAGTTGAACACGGCCACCCAGATCTATTTGGGCGACTACGACGACGTCTTCCCCATGCTCCGCAACAGCCGAGCGAATTGGAACTGCGGCGGTTCGGCCGCCGACGTCGACTGCGAACAGGTCAACAGCGGCCACATCATGCTGAAGCCGTATGTGAAGAACAAGCAGATCTGGAAGTCTCCGAACGACTCCATGGCCCGCTGCGACTCCAGCGTCACGGGCTACGGCAACGAGCGGGCGACTGGAGGCGTGGTCAGCTACGTCTTCACCTACAACGGCCCGTCCAACGGTTCGCGACCCCAGGCCTACGGCATCGCGGGCTGGGACAGCACCCCGGCAGGCGGCGGTTTCAACGCCAGCTGGTCAGGATCGAAGAACTCGTCCGCCATCGGCGACGTCTCCCAGACCATCTGGATGGTGCCGGACTACATCAGCTGGACCTACTGGAACGGCCTGATGCAGCACCGCAACGACCAGCGCGAATACGCGTTCGAGCCGTCGCAGTTGGCCAACGGCCAGCCGACGTGGCCGAAGGTCGTCCTCATCCCCGGTGTGTGGTGCGACGCTCTCGACGGCATGTCAATGGGTGCCTACAGCGGAACGACGAACTGGTCGTTCGCCGACGGCCACGCCAAGGCGATGAAGCGGAGCGCGATCATGGACCCCATGTGGGCGACTGACCCCGACAACGCCAAGGCCCTGTTCAAGCGGAACCTGATCCACACGGACGCCGCCTACAAGAGCTGA